One Kitasatospora sp. NBC_01287 DNA window includes the following coding sequences:
- a CDS encoding sensor histidine kinase: MSAASGRDPAADPPKPHEPAPRLARALVAIVFSGFAVLAGLHTMAEKPGPLQLLAFVLSVGTLLALQLAHNTRLAPRPGSRAAYAVLLLQAALVYLPFLLFGSAWVGMPGFLAGNLLVLVATPWSWVLCGLVVITQTWAQYLVTPHDAWGVTYTLVSATITGLIVYGLLRLGDLVVEVKRTREELARMAVRQERLRFSQDLHDLLGYSLSAITLKAELARRLIAQHPGRAGEELNEILEISRQALSDVRVVASGYREMSLEQETRSGCSVLAAADIKVVATVSHDWLPPQVSTVLATVLREGITNVLGHSSAAHCAITIERQPGAVLLRVVNDGVQPPAQEPPSRRGTGIGSLSSRVAQLGGRLTAAIGPDGRFHLEALVPLPDQHRQPDQPPAPARATA, encoded by the coding sequence TTGAGTGCCGCGAGCGGCCGCGATCCGGCGGCCGACCCGCCGAAGCCGCACGAACCCGCACCGAGGCTGGCCCGCGCACTGGTCGCCATCGTCTTCAGCGGTTTCGCCGTGCTGGCCGGTCTGCACACCATGGCGGAGAAGCCCGGCCCGCTGCAGCTGCTGGCCTTCGTCCTCTCGGTCGGCACCCTGCTGGCGCTGCAGCTGGCGCACAACACCCGCCTCGCCCCGCGGCCCGGCTCCCGCGCCGCCTACGCGGTCCTGCTGCTGCAGGCCGCCCTGGTCTACCTGCCGTTCCTGCTCTTCGGCAGCGCCTGGGTCGGCATGCCGGGCTTCCTCGCGGGCAACCTGCTGGTCCTCGTCGCCACGCCGTGGAGCTGGGTCCTGTGCGGTCTGGTGGTGATCACCCAGACCTGGGCGCAGTACCTGGTGACACCGCACGACGCCTGGGGGGTGACCTACACGCTGGTCTCCGCCACCATCACCGGCCTGATCGTCTACGGCCTGCTGCGGCTCGGCGACCTGGTGGTCGAGGTGAAGCGCACCCGCGAGGAGCTGGCCCGGATGGCCGTGCGGCAGGAGCGCCTGCGCTTCTCCCAGGACCTGCACGACCTGCTCGGCTACAGCCTCTCCGCGATCACCCTCAAGGCCGAACTGGCCCGCCGGCTGATCGCCCAGCACCCCGGGCGGGCCGGTGAGGAGTTGAACGAGATCCTGGAGATCTCCCGCCAGGCCCTGTCCGACGTCCGGGTGGTCGCCAGCGGCTACCGGGAGATGTCGCTGGAGCAGGAGACCCGCTCGGGCTGCTCGGTGCTGGCCGCCGCCGACATCAAGGTGGTGGCGACCGTCTCCCACGACTGGCTGCCGCCGCAGGTGAGCACCGTGCTGGCCACCGTGCTGCGCGAGGGCATCACCAACGTGCTGGGCCACAGCAGCGCCGCGCACTGCGCGATCACCATCGAGCGGCAGCCGGGCGCGGTGCTGCTGCGCGTCGTCAACGACGGCGTCCAACCGCCCGCGCAGGAACCGCCCTCCAGACGCGGCACCGGCATCGGCAGCCTCAGCTCGCGCGTCGCCCAGCTCGGCGGCCGGCTCACCGCGGCGATCGGCCCCGACGGCCGCTTCCACCTGGAGGCGCTGGTCCCGCTGCCCGATCAGCACCGGCAGCCCGACCAGCCCCCCGCGCCGGCCCGGGCCACCGCCTGA
- a CDS encoding thioesterase II family protein, translated as MRTAVRPRPVEQPALRLLGFHHAGGSSGVYYPMARQLPEDWDLVLIDLPGRGRRSREEPLTTLEEVVDTVFEDVQPWLDAPFALFGHSFGSLVALELARRLEAVGQRPGWVGVSGRAGPSFQARVRRRLYDLDDERLLAQLLAMGGTPDRIHEVPEFVERFLRLTRADLRAVESYSPHPDRLPLSSPITAFGGDSDPWAPEFMLTAWARETSGDFQHRLFPGGHFYFLGQALPGFTRTLVAEASAQLTGAASRS; from the coding sequence GTGAGGACCGCGGTGCGCCCGCGCCCGGTGGAGCAGCCGGCGCTGCGGCTGCTCGGCTTCCACCACGCGGGCGGCTCCTCGGGCGTCTACTACCCGATGGCCCGCCAGCTGCCGGAGGACTGGGACCTGGTGCTGATCGACCTGCCGGGGCGCGGCCGGCGCAGCCGGGAGGAGCCGCTGACCACCCTGGAGGAGGTGGTCGACACCGTCTTCGAGGACGTCCAGCCCTGGCTGGACGCGCCGTTCGCGCTCTTCGGACACAGCTTCGGCTCGCTGGTGGCCCTCGAACTGGCCCGCCGTCTGGAGGCGGTGGGGCAGCGGCCCGGCTGGGTCGGCGTCTCGGGCCGGGCCGGCCCGAGCTTCCAGGCCCGGGTGCGCCGCCGGCTCTACGACCTGGACGACGAGCGGCTGCTCGCCCAGCTGCTGGCGATGGGCGGCACGCCCGACCGGATCCACGAGGTGCCGGAGTTCGTCGAGCGCTTCCTGCGGCTCACCCGGGCCGACCTGCGCGCCGTGGAGTCCTACAGCCCGCACCCGGACCGGCTGCCGCTGAGCTCCCCGATCACCGCCTTCGGTGGCGACAGCGACCCCTGGGCGCCCGAGTTCATGCTCACCGCCTGGGCCCGGGAGACCAGTGGCGACTTCCAGCACCGGCTCTTCCCCGGCGGCCACTTCTACTTCCTCGGCCAGGCCCTGCCGGGCTTCACCCGGACCCTGGTCGCGGAGGCGTCGGCCCAGCTGACGGGCGCCGCGAGCCGTTCTTGA
- a CDS encoding acyltransferase domain-containing protein, with translation MNAHPELGPDPETAFVFTGQGSQQPRMTVGLYNSSPVYRRYLEQADAALRPGLDRSVIDFVRNADPLINRTGYAQPVLFAIGYALGATLRDLGVLPGLLLGHSIGELAAAVLGGGLGLSDAARLVTARAQGMELLPEGGGMLAVKASEAEVLELIAAHPLIGTAAVNSRAEVVLSGDADQLMAIREQLAGHGISATRLRVSHAFHSPLMAPMLADFGAVARTVDHPRATTALVSTVLGRLLSADELSADYWVRHISATVRFADGVDALMALGATRIVEIGPRPVLSRLLEPLVQQHGIQVFNACRGPAGTADQLAALAAELTAGRPVAVPA, from the coding sequence GTGAACGCCCACCCCGAGCTCGGCCCCGACCCCGAGACCGCCTTCGTCTTCACCGGCCAGGGCAGCCAGCAGCCCCGGATGACCGTGGGGCTGTACAACTCCAGCCCGGTCTACCGCCGTTACCTGGAGCAGGCGGACGCCGCCCTGCGTCCGGGCCTGGACCGGTCGGTGATCGACTTCGTCCGCAACGCCGACCCGCTGATCAACCGGACCGGCTACGCCCAGCCGGTGCTCTTCGCGATCGGCTACGCGCTGGGTGCCACGCTGCGCGACCTCGGGGTGCTGCCCGGGCTGCTGCTCGGGCACAGCATCGGCGAGTTGGCCGCCGCGGTGCTGGGCGGCGGCCTGGGCCTGAGTGACGCGGCCCGACTGGTCACCGCGCGGGCCCAGGGCATGGAGCTGCTGCCCGAGGGCGGCGGGATGCTCGCGGTCAAGGCGAGCGAGGCCGAGGTGCTCGAACTGATCGCGGCGCACCCGCTGATCGGCACCGCCGCGGTGAACAGCCGGGCCGAGGTGGTGCTCTCCGGCGACGCCGACCAACTGATGGCGATCCGCGAGCAACTGGCCGGGCACGGCATCTCGGCCACCCGGCTGCGGGTCTCGCACGCCTTCCACTCGCCGCTGATGGCCCCGATGCTGGCCGACTTCGGCGCCGTCGCCCGCACGGTCGACCACCCGCGGGCTACCACCGCGCTGGTCTCCACGGTGCTCGGCCGGCTGCTGTCGGCCGACGAGCTGTCGGCCGACTACTGGGTGCGGCACATCAGCGCCACCGTCCGGTTCGCCGACGGCGTCGACGCGCTGATGGCGCTCGGTGCCACCCGGATCGTGGAGATCGGGCCGCGTCCGGTGCTCTCCCGGCTGCTGGAGCCGCTGGTCCAGCAGCACGGCATCCAGGTCTTCAACGCCTGCCGCGGGCCGGCCGGCACCGCCGACCAGCTGGCCGCGCTGGCCGCCGAGCTCACCGCCGGGCGACCGGTCGCGGTGCCGGCCTGA
- a CDS encoding sensor histidine kinase, with translation MTILDAEPAGDQLAPRLARVVVGIVFSGFAFLAGEHTLSMPRATLGQDLVFLLTVAILLGCQLLPFSRFALTPGSGPAIASLVLQAVVVYVPFLLYGAPWIGMPGFFGGNLMIMLTAPWSWTAFAVVMASLTWIQYLFTPSDMLSVSYTGVSTVITGLIVYGLTRLAEVVVEVKRTREELARMAVQQERLRFSQDLHDLLGYSLSAITLKTELTRRLVTSHPGRAGDELIEILEISRQALSDVRVVASGYREMSLDQETRSGCSVLAAADIEVDLDVCHERLPPQVSTVLATVLREGITNVLGHSKAEHCAITIDQDADVVLLRIVNDGVQPPAQEPPSRRGTGIGSLSSRVAQLGGRLTAAIGPDGRFHLEARVPLPARNQHAARPVDDEGHADEPADEPPAQIAA, from the coding sequence GTGACCATCCTCGATGCGGAGCCGGCCGGCGACCAACTGGCCCCCCGGCTGGCGCGCGTGGTGGTGGGCATCGTCTTCAGCGGCTTCGCCTTCCTCGCCGGGGAGCACACCCTCTCGATGCCCCGCGCCACCCTCGGCCAGGACCTGGTCTTCCTGCTGACCGTGGCGATCCTGCTGGGCTGCCAGCTGCTGCCCTTCTCCAGGTTCGCGCTGACCCCCGGCTCCGGCCCCGCAATCGCCTCCCTGGTGCTGCAGGCCGTGGTGGTCTACGTCCCCTTCCTGCTCTACGGGGCACCGTGGATCGGCATGCCGGGCTTCTTCGGCGGCAACCTGATGATCATGCTCACCGCGCCGTGGTCCTGGACCGCCTTCGCCGTGGTGATGGCGAGCCTGACCTGGATCCAGTACCTGTTCACCCCCTCCGACATGCTCAGCGTCAGCTACACCGGGGTCTCCACCGTCATCACCGGCCTGATCGTCTACGGCCTCACCCGGCTCGCCGAGGTGGTGGTCGAGGTGAAGCGCACCCGCGAGGAGCTGGCCCGGATGGCCGTGCAGCAGGAGCGCCTGCGCTTCTCCCAGGACCTGCACGACCTGCTCGGCTACAGCCTCTCCGCGATCACCCTCAAGACCGAGCTGACCCGCCGCCTGGTCACCAGCCATCCGGGACGGGCGGGCGACGAGCTGATCGAGATCCTGGAGATCTCCCGCCAGGCCCTGTCCGACGTCCGGGTGGTCGCCAGCGGCTACCGCGAGATGTCCCTGGACCAGGAGACCCGCTCCGGCTGCTCGGTGCTGGCCGCCGCCGACATCGAGGTCGACCTCGACGTCTGCCACGAGCGCCTGCCGCCGCAGGTGAGCACCGTACTGGCCACCGTGCTGCGCGAGGGCATCACCAACGTGCTGGGCCACAGCAAGGCCGAGCACTGCGCCATCACCATCGACCAGGACGCCGACGTCGTACTGCTGCGCATCGTCAACGACGGCGTCCAACCGCCCGCGCAGGAACCGCCCTCCAGACGCGGCACCGGCATCGGCAGCCTCAGCTCGCGCGTCGCCCAGCTCGGCGGCCGGCTCACCGCGGCGATCGGCCCCGACGGCCGCTTCCACCTGGAGGCCCGGGTGCCGCTGCCCGCCCGCAACCAGCACGCGGCCCGCCCGGTCGACGACGAGGGGCACGCCGACGAGCCGGCCGACGAGCCGCCCGCCCAGATCGCCGCCTGA
- a CDS encoding DNA-binding response regulator, protein MLAEDMNMVRGALVALLNLEPDIEVVGEVASGDEIVPRALDWRPDVAIVDIDLPGIDGLTAAGQLNKQLPSCRTLILTSLGRPGNLRRAVAAQVAGFILKDAPPDRLAEAVRGVAAGRRVIDPQLALAAWDSVENPLTTRESEVLRLAAGGAEVAEIAASLYLSAGTVRNYLTTAVTKLNARNRVDAIRIASEAGWL, encoded by the coding sequence ATGTTGGCCGAGGACATGAACATGGTCCGCGGGGCGCTGGTCGCGCTGCTGAACCTCGAACCGGACATCGAGGTGGTCGGCGAGGTGGCCTCCGGCGACGAGATCGTGCCGCGGGCGCTGGACTGGCGCCCGGACGTGGCCATCGTCGACATCGACCTGCCGGGCATCGACGGCCTGACCGCGGCCGGCCAGCTGAACAAGCAGCTGCCGTCCTGCCGCACCCTGATCCTGACCAGCCTGGGCCGCCCCGGGAACCTGCGGCGCGCGGTGGCCGCGCAGGTCGCCGGCTTCATCCTCAAGGACGCCCCGCCGGACCGGCTGGCCGAGGCGGTCCGCGGGGTGGCGGCCGGGCGGCGGGTGATCGACCCCCAGCTCGCGCTGGCGGCCTGGGACTCGGTGGAGAACCCGCTCACCACCCGGGAGTCGGAGGTGCTGCGGCTGGCCGCCGGCGGGGCGGAGGTGGCGGAGATCGCCGCCAGCCTCTACCTCTCGGCCGGCACCGTGCGCAACTACCTGACCACGGCCGTGACCAAACTCAACGCGCGTAACCGGGTCGACGCGATCCGGATCGCCTCGGAGGCGGGCTGGCTCTAG
- a CDS encoding type I polyketide synthase, whose translation METDELRALLQEQHRMTRRLKARISELEEQRSAPLAVVATALRLPGGLTTPDSYWDFLLGEQDALSEIPEERPGLRAVFDERPDQLGRSYVRRAGFLSDIAGFDAGFFGISQREATALDPQQRLLLETGWEAMERAGLAVRRQDRLKAGVFVGMMTSEYVQRMAHPDDKTGIDPYFGTGGGHSMAAGRLSYVLGLSGPAISVDTACSSSLVALHLATRSLRQGECRYALVGGSNLILSPDLMVSLCQNKALAPDGRSKTFTAAADGYGRGEGVGMVLLMRLDEAEREGRPILAVLRGTAVNHDGASSGLTVPNGPAQQEVLRAALADAGVAAAEVGYVEAHGTGTSLGDPIEVGALDAVVGSGVADRQEPLLTGSVKSRIGHLEAAAGLAGLIKVVLMLERGRIPAALAADDGELNALIPWDRINIAVPRESRDWPAGYERRVAGLSAFGMSGTNAHVVLEAYQGAEAAQPAATGRLELVTLSAKHEESLAELVSLAAGHLGRTRAADLAAACHTLRAGRTPFEFRIAVTGRSGAELAGRLLAAAEHGVRELKPSRLTTTLRTRPGAAALGEAVAALAEAYPDLTVGHGRDEERLAEIVKQFGLKVRLTTAAADQRADAVLAWDGGEAPLTGATPQEAVALLPTALGALFTAGAELRLDALRPAGVRAAGDLPTYPFRRRRLWIEERATAAAAQGAAPAALAAVPGAEAADRAAVSAFLHESLRSLMHAEEDLAEGETFLELGGDSFIAMQLTLRIEETYEIEVPLDDFLEEITLGELFERLGEHILSGGVLIAAASERQSA comes from the coding sequence ATGGAAACGGACGAACTCCGCGCCCTGCTGCAGGAGCAGCACAGAATGACCCGCCGCCTCAAGGCCCGGATATCCGAGCTGGAGGAGCAGCGCAGCGCCCCGCTCGCGGTGGTCGCCACCGCGCTGCGGCTGCCCGGCGGGCTGACCACCCCCGACTCCTACTGGGACTTCCTGCTCGGCGAGCAGGACGCGCTCTCCGAGATCCCCGAGGAGCGCCCGGGCCTGCGCGCCGTCTTCGACGAGCGCCCCGACCAGCTCGGCCGCTCCTACGTGCGGCGGGCCGGGTTCCTGAGCGACATCGCCGGCTTCGACGCGGGGTTCTTCGGGATCTCGCAGCGCGAGGCCACCGCGCTCGACCCGCAGCAGCGCCTGCTGCTGGAGACCGGCTGGGAGGCGATGGAGCGGGCCGGCCTCGCGGTGCGCCGCCAGGACCGGCTCAAGGCCGGGGTCTTCGTGGGCATGATGACCTCCGAGTACGTGCAGCGGATGGCCCACCCGGACGACAAGACCGGCATCGACCCGTACTTCGGCACCGGCGGCGGCCACTCGATGGCCGCCGGGCGGCTCTCCTACGTGCTGGGCCTGTCCGGGCCCGCGATCAGCGTGGACACCGCCTGCTCCTCCTCACTGGTCGCGCTGCACCTGGCGACGCGCAGCCTGCGCCAGGGCGAGTGCCGCTACGCCCTGGTCGGCGGCTCCAACCTGATCCTCTCGCCGGACCTGATGGTCTCGCTCTGCCAGAACAAGGCGCTGGCGCCGGACGGCCGCTCCAAGACCTTCACCGCCGCCGCCGACGGCTACGGCCGCGGCGAGGGCGTCGGGATGGTGCTGCTGATGCGCCTGGACGAGGCCGAGCGCGAGGGCCGCCCGATCCTGGCCGTGCTGCGCGGCACCGCGGTCAACCACGACGGCGCCTCCTCCGGGCTGACCGTGCCCAACGGGCCGGCCCAGCAGGAGGTGCTGCGGGCCGCGCTGGCCGACGCCGGGGTGGCCGCCGCCGAGGTCGGCTACGTCGAGGCGCACGGCACCGGCACCTCGCTGGGCGACCCGATCGAGGTCGGCGCGCTGGACGCGGTGGTCGGCAGCGGGGTGGCGGACCGCCAGGAGCCGCTGCTCACCGGCAGCGTGAAGTCGCGGATCGGCCACCTGGAGGCGGCCGCCGGGCTGGCCGGGCTGATCAAGGTGGTGCTGATGCTGGAGCGCGGCCGGATCCCGGCCGCCCTGGCGGCGGACGACGGCGAGCTCAACGCGCTGATCCCGTGGGACCGGATCAACATCGCGGTGCCGCGCGAGAGCCGGGACTGGCCCGCCGGCTACGAGCGCCGGGTGGCCGGCCTGAGCGCCTTCGGGATGAGCGGCACCAACGCCCACGTGGTGCTGGAGGCCTACCAGGGCGCCGAGGCGGCGCAGCCGGCCGCCACCGGGCGGCTGGAGCTCGTCACGCTCTCCGCCAAGCACGAGGAGAGCCTGGCCGAGCTGGTCTCGCTGGCCGCCGGCCACCTGGGCCGCACCAGGGCGGCCGACCTGGCCGCCGCCTGCCACACGCTGCGGGCCGGGCGCACCCCCTTCGAGTTCCGGATCGCGGTGACCGGGCGCAGCGGCGCCGAGCTGGCCGGCCGGCTGCTCGCGGCGGCCGAGCACGGGGTGCGCGAGCTCAAGCCATCCCGGCTGACCACCACCCTGCGCACCCGCCCGGGCGCGGCCGCGCTGGGCGAGGCGGTGGCCGCGCTGGCCGAGGCCTACCCCGACCTGACGGTGGGCCACGGGCGGGACGAGGAGCGGCTGGCGGAGATCGTCAAGCAGTTCGGGCTCAAGGTGCGGCTCACCACGGCCGCCGCCGACCAGCGGGCGGACGCCGTGCTGGCCTGGGACGGGGGAGAGGCGCCGCTCACCGGCGCCACGCCGCAGGAGGCGGTGGCGCTGCTGCCCACCGCGCTCGGCGCGCTCTTCACCGCCGGCGCCGAACTGCGGCTGGACGCGCTGCGCCCGGCCGGGGTGCGGGCCGCGGGCGACCTGCCCACCTACCCGTTCCGCCGCCGCCGGCTCTGGATCGAGGAGCGGGCCACCGCGGCCGCCGCCCAGGGCGCGGCCCCGGCGGCGCTGGCCGCCGTCCCCGGAGCGGAGGCCGCCGACCGCGCCGCGGTCAGCGCCTTCCTGCACGAGTCGCTGCGCTCGCTGATGCACGCCGAGGAGGACCTCGCCGAGGGCGAGACCTTCCTGGAGCTGGGCGGCGACTCCTTCATCGCGATGCAGCTGACCCTGCGGATCGAGGAGACCTACGAGATCGAGGTCCCGCTGGACGACTTCCTGGAGGAGATCACCTTGGGCGAGCTCTTCGAGCGGCTCGGCGAGCACATCCTCTCCGGCGGCGTGCTGATCGCCGCCGCCAGCGAACGGCAGAGCGCGTGA